In Streptomyces sp. NBC_00414, a single window of DNA contains:
- a CDS encoding dienelactone hydrolase family protein, which yields MNIMLFHSTYGLRPAVRDAADRLRAAGHEVWTPDLFEGRTFGTVEEGMAFKDELGKDELLKRAILAAAPYSERGLVYAGFSLGAATAQTLALGDDKARGLLLLHGTSDIAETASVDELPVQLHVAEPDAFEPDDWLTAWYLQMGKAGADVEVYRYAGAGHIYTDPGLPDYDEEAAEATWRVAIGFLETL from the coding sequence ATGAACATCATGCTCTTCCATTCGACCTACGGTCTGCGGCCCGCGGTGCGGGACGCCGCCGACCGTCTGCGTGCGGCCGGACACGAGGTGTGGACGCCCGATCTCTTCGAGGGGCGCACCTTCGGGACCGTGGAGGAGGGCATGGCCTTCAAGGACGAGCTGGGCAAGGACGAGCTGCTCAAGCGCGCCATCCTGGCCGCGGCGCCCTACTCGGAGCGGGGGCTCGTGTATGCCGGGTTCTCGCTGGGCGCGGCGACCGCGCAGACCCTGGCGCTCGGTGACGACAAGGCCCGCGGGCTGCTGCTCCTGCACGGCACGTCCGACATCGCGGAGACCGCCTCGGTGGACGAGCTGCCGGTGCAGCTGCATGTCGCCGAGCCGGACGCCTTCGAGCCCGACGACTGGCTGACCGCCTGGTATCTGCAGATGGGCAAGGCGGGGGCCGACGTGGAGGTCTACAGATACGCGGGCGCCGGACACATCTACACGGACCCCGGCCTCCCGGACTACGACGAGGAGGCCGCCGAGGCCACCTGGCGGGTGGCTATCGGCTTCCTCGAAACCCTGTAG